One window of the Zea mays cultivar B73 chromosome 3, Zm-B73-REFERENCE-NAM-5.0, whole genome shotgun sequence genome contains the following:
- the LOC100303840 gene encoding uncharacterized protein LOC100303840, with product MRFLHIQDHRRSKHTSLSLTHSPHSTGHPSMELFAAAASAEDQKPCSSRLFSRKRSGGKAGMGVRGADKGRSSFSGRCARLVKEQRARFYIMRRCVTMLVCWREYA from the coding sequence ATGCGCTTCCTCCACATACAAGACCACCGCAGATCAAAACACACATctctctcactcactcactcGCCTCACTCCACTGGACATCCATCCATGGAGCTCTTCGCAGCAGCAGCATCAGCCGAGGATCAGAAGCCGTGCAGCAGCAGGCTGTTCAGCAGGAAGAGGAGCGGCGGCAAGGCGGGCATGGGCGTGCGCGGCGCCGACAAGGGCCGGTCGTCCTTCTCCGGGCGGTGCGCGCGGCTCGTCAAGGAGCAGCGCGCGCGGTTCTACATCATGCGCCGCTGCGTCACGATGCTGGTGTGCTGGCGCGAGTACGCCTGA
- the LOC732847 gene encoding putative laccase precursor, protein MGARRGLRRGQAAAAAFSACPFLALAVVLLALPELAAGDTHYYTFNVQMTNVTRLCVTKSIPTVNGEFPGPKLVVREGDRLVVKVHNHINYNVSFHWHGVRQLRNGWADGPSYITQCPIQGGQSYVYDFTVTGQRGTLWWHAHFSWLRVHLYGPLVILPKRGEGYPFPRPYKEVPILFGEWFNADTEAVINQALQTGAGPNVSDAYTFNGLPGPTYNCSSKDTYKLKVKPGRTYMLRLINSALNDELFFGIANHTLTVVEADASYVKPFTVSTLVISPGQTMNVLLTTAPSPASPAYAMAIAPYTNTQGTFDNTTAAAVLEYAPTTTRNNTLPPLPALPLYNDTGAVSNFSRNFRSLNSARYPARVPVAVDRHLLFTVGLGTDPCPYTNQTCQGPNGTKFAASVNNNSFFRPRTALLEAHYRRRYAGVLLADFPTAPPHPFNYTGTPPNNTFVQHGTRVVPLRFNASVELVLQGTSIQGAESHPLHLHGYNFFVVGQGFGNFDPVNDPPGYNLADPVERNTISVPTAGWVAVRFLADNPGVWLMHCHFDVHLSWGLSMAWLVNDGPLPNEKMLPPPSDLPKC, encoded by the exons ATGGGCGCGCGTCGTGGTCTCCGGCGAGgccaagccgccgccgccgccttctcCGCATGTCCCTTCCTCGCCCTCGCCGTCGTCCTCCTCGCCTTGCCGGAGCTCGCAGCCGGCGACACCCACTACTACACGTTCAAC GTGCAAATGACCAACGTGACACGGCTGTGCGTGACTAAGAGCATCCCGACGGTGAACGGGGAGTTCCCGGGGCCGAAGCTGGTCGTGCGGGAAGGCGACCGCCTCGTGGTCAAGGTTCACAACCACATCAACTACAATGTCTCGTTCCACTG GCACGGCGTCCGGCAGCTGCGCAACGGGTGGGCGGACGGGCCGTCGTACATCACGCAGTGCCCGATCCAGGGCGGGCAGAGCTACGTGTACGACTTCACCGTCACGGGGCAGCGCGGCACGCTGTGGTGGCACGCGCACTTCTCCTGGCTGCGCGTGCACCTCTACGGCCCGCTCGTCATCCTCCCCAAGCGCGGCGAGGGCTACCCGTTCCCGCGCCCCTACAAGGAGGTGCCCATCCTCTTCG GCGAATGGTTCAACGCGGACACGGAGGCCGTCATCAACCAGGCCCTGCAAACAGGCGCCGGCCCAAACGTCTCCGATGCCTACACCTTCAATGGGCTTCCAGGCCCGACATATAACTGCTCGTCTAAAG ACACGTACAAGCTGAAGGTGAAGCCCGGGAGGACGTACATGCTCCGGCTCATCAACTCCGCCCTCAACGACGAGCTCTTCTTCGGCATCGCCAACCACACGCTCACCGTCGTCGAGGCGGACGCCAGCTACGTCAAGCCATTCACCGTCAGCACGCTCGTCATTTCACCGGGGCAGACCATGAACGTGCTCCTCACGACGGCCCCCAGCCCCGCCTCCCCGGCCTACGCCATGGCGATCGCGCCCTACACCAACACGCAGGGCACGTTCGACAACACCACCGCCGCGGCCGTCCTCGAGTACGCCCCGACGACGACCAGGAACAACACCCTGCCTCCCCTACCGGCCCTGCCGCTGTACAACGACACCGGCGCGGTGTCCAACTTCTCGCGCAATTTCCGCAGCCTGAACAGCGCGCGCTACCCGGCGCGCGTGCCGGTGGCGGTGGACCGGCACCTGCTGTTCACCGTGGGGCTCGGCACGGACCCGTGCCCGTACACCAACCAGACGTGCCAGGGCCCCAACGGCACCAAGTTCGCGGCGTCCGTCAACAACAACTCCTTCTTCCGCCCCCGGACCGCGCTCCTCGAGGCGCACTACCGGCGCCGCTACGCCGGCGTGCTCCTGGCCGACTTCCCCACGGCCCCGCCGCACCCGTTCAACTACACGGGCACCCCGCCCAACAACACGTTCGTGCAGCACGGCACGCGGGTGGTGCCGCTCCGCTTCAACGCCTCCGTGGAGCTGGTGCTGCAGGGCACCAGCATCCAGGGCGCCGAGAGCCACCCGCTGCACCTGCACGGCTACAACTTCTTCGTGGTCGGCCAAGGGTTCGGCAACTTCGACCCGGTGAACGACCCGCCCGGGTACAACCTCGCCGACCCCGTAGAGCGCAACACCATCAGCGTGCCCACCGCCGGCTGGGTCGCCGTCCGGTTCCTCGCCGACAACCCGG GCGTGTGGCTGATGCATTGCCACTTCGACGTGCACTTGAGCTGGGGCCTGTCCATGGCGTGGCTTGTCAACGACGGCCCGCTGCCGAACGAGAAGATGTTGCCCCCGCCATCCGACCTCCCAAAATGCTGA